AGATTAGAGGCGCTCAACAACTTTTATGTTTAATTCAATCTAGGAGGACGTCCCATGAAAAAACTCATCATTGCCTTACTTCTGGTTGCCGTGTCTGCTTCATTTTCATTGGCATCAGACGTGATCACTTACGCTGAAGGCTGCAAAAAAGGCTCGGTTACTTTTGACCACAAAAGTCATGGTGAATTCGTTGAAAACGGCTGTAAAAACGCGGCCTGCCACGGCGATGCCACCCCGGCAAAAATTGCCGTCGACAAGAAAACCGCTCATGGCAAAATGTGCAAAATTTGCCACAAGAATGCAGGTGGCCCCACCCGTTGCGGCGAATGTCACGTGAAGTAATTCCTTTTCGCGACAAGCACGATAAAATACAGGTCGATAAAAGAACAGGCTTGTTCCACCCACGGAGCAAGCCTGTTTTTTTGCACTTCATAGCATCTGGAGCAGCTCCATGGTACTCTGAAAAACAATTCTTCGACGACAACACATGGAGAGCCAATGAAACGCCCCTCCCCTTTTGCCCAGTCACGACCACCAACGGATTCAAGTTGGCGCAACCGCCTGCACGAAATTATTTTTGAGGCAGAAACGACCAGCGGGAAAATTTTTGACATCTTGCTGATCCTCAGCATCATCGCCAGTGTGGCCATTGTCATGATGGACAGTGTCAGCAGTTGGCAAACACGTTTTGGCAATCTGTTTCACATCGCCGAGTGGGTGTTCACGCTGCTGTTTACAGTGGAATACATTCTGCGCTTGATGTGTATCGGTCGACCGTGGAAATACGCCACCAGCTTTTTCGGCATTGTCGACCTGCTGTCCATCCTGCCCACCTACCTGAGCCTGCTGTTACCGGGCAGTAAATACCTGTTGGTTATTCGGGTGTTGCGGATCCTACGCGTTTTCAGGGTGTTGAAGCTGGTACAATATCTGGCTGAGGCGGAAATGCTGCTGCGGGCACTTCGCTCCAGCACACGGAAAATAGCGGTATTTCTGTTTGCCGTTGCCACTTTGGTGATCATCTGCGGCTCGCTGATGTATGTTGTCGAGGGAGAGGCCAACGGATTCACCAGCATTCCACGCAGTATCTATTGGGCCATCGTCACCCTGACCACAGTCGGCTATGGAGACATTTCGCCGCAAACCGACGTGGGACAGATCCTGGCCTCATTGATCATGGTTATGGGCTATGGCATCATTGCGGTTCCCACCGGCATTGTCACGGTCGGCCTGAGTCGAGCCGACAAAGCAGTCACCACGGAAGCCTGCCCAAGCTGCAGCCGTGAAGGGCATGACCCCGATGCCCTGTACTGTAAATTTTGCGGCGACCCGCTACATCTCAAAGAATCCTGATAGAACATTGCCACACCAATAAAAAACGGGTCGTTCCGATAATGGAAGGCCCGTTTTTCTTACTGCATCATCCCGCGTGAACGGAAAACTATTCAGTGGCGGCAGCCGGAGCTTCTTCGCCGTCAACAATGCTGTGAAACTTGACTTCAAAGATCAGCATGGAGTTCGGGGCAATCACCTGACCCATGCCGCGCTCACCATAAGCCAGCTTGGCAGGAATATATAACTCCCAAGTCGCGCCCTCTTTCATCAACTGCAACGCTTCGGTCCAGCCGGGGATAACCCGGTTGACCTGAAACTCAGCAGGCTCTCCACGCTTATAGGAACTGTCAAACTCTGTTCCATCGAGCAAAGTGCCTCGGTAATCCACCCGAACGGTATTCTCAGCAGTTGGGCTGGCACCACTGCCGGCTTCAACCACTTTATACTGCAAACCGCTGTCCAGCGTGACAACCCCCTCTTTCTTGCCGTTCTCA
This genomic window from Desulfuromonas acetoxidans DSM 684 contains:
- a CDS encoding cytochrome c3 family protein, with product MKKLIIALLLVAVSASFSLASDVITYAEGCKKGSVTFDHKSHGEFVENGCKNAACHGDATPAKIAVDKKTAHGKMCKICHKNAGGPTRCGECHVK
- a CDS encoding ion transporter, coding for MKRPSPFAQSRPPTDSSWRNRLHEIIFEAETTSGKIFDILLILSIIASVAIVMMDSVSSWQTRFGNLFHIAEWVFTLLFTVEYILRLMCIGRPWKYATSFFGIVDLLSILPTYLSLLLPGSKYLLVIRVLRILRVFRVLKLVQYLAEAEMLLRALRSSTRKIAVFLFAVATLVIICGSLMYVVEGEANGFTSIPRSIYWAIVTLTTVGYGDISPQTDVGQILASLIMVMGYGIIAVPTGIVTVGLSRADKAVTTEACPSCSREGHDPDALYCKFCGDPLHLKES
- a CDS encoding FKBP-type peptidyl-prolyl cis-trans isomerase, yielding MRLWIVMLVGVALVLGGCKTEQTESKEVSVETLQQRVSYSVGLDVARNFKENEFELDTDLILQGIKDAQNGAQPRMSEEQIASTMEEFQQHMMEQYQQRMARQSTENATKEADFLAENGKKEGVVTLDSGLQYKVVEAGSGASPTAENTVRVDYRGTLLDGTEFDSSYKRGEPAEFQVNRVIPGWTEALQLMKEGATWELYIPAKLAYGERGMGQVIAPNSMLIFEVKFHSIVDGEEAPAAATE